From a region of the Zingiber officinale cultivar Zhangliang chromosome 10B, Zo_v1.1, whole genome shotgun sequence genome:
- the LOC122030065 gene encoding binding partner of ACD11 1-like: MSAGGYTVQVINLSPAATERDLYDFFSFSGAVEHIEIIRSEDHPSTAYVTFKEIHALQTAVLLSGATIIDQPVCITSLGHYDEACSFWDQPSWKVEDDTEFSTARGDHFRTTPREAVTMAQDVVVRMLSTGYQLSKDALSRARAFDESHQVSATAAAKVADLSKRVGLTDTIYAGVDAVRSVDERYHVSETTRTVVSATGRTAAAVTNTVVSSSYFSAGALLVSDVLNRAAKAAADLAKHGNQK, from the exons ATGAGCGCTGGCGGTTATACAGTGCAAGTCATAAACCTCTCTCCTGCTGCAACTGAAAGAGATTTAtatgatttcttttctttttcgggTGCTGTTGAACACATTGAGATCATAAG ATCTGAGGACCATCCTTCTACTGCATATGTAACTTTCAAGGAGATTCACGCCTTGCAAACTGCTGTCCTTCTAAGT GGCGCTACAATCATTGATCAGCCCGTATGTATAACAAGCCTTGGACATTATGATGAAGCATGTAGTTTCTGGGACCAGCCATCGTGGAAAGTGGAAGACGATACTGAGTTCTCG ACAGCTCGTGGGGATCACTTCAGGACTACTCCAAGGGAAGCTGTGACTATGGCTCAGGATGTTGTTGTAAGAATGCTGTCGACGGGTTACCAACTAAGCAAAGATGCCTTATCGAGGGCCAGAGCTTTCGATGAATCCCATCAGGTTTCAGCCACTGCAGCAGCGAAAGTTGCTGATCTGAGCAAAAGAGTTGGACTAACTGACACAATTTATGCTGGTGTTGATGCTGTGCGATCCGTCGACGAAAGGTACCATGTATCTGAGACGACGAGGACAGTTGTAAGTGCAACAGGCAGAACGGCAGCGGCTGTCACAAACACTGTCGTGAGCAGTAGCTATTTCTCTGCAGGAGCTTTGTTAGTTTCAGATGTTCTCAACCGAGCTGCCAAGGCAGCAGCAGACTTAGCCAAACATGGAAATCAAAAGTGA
- the LOC122030179 gene encoding aquaporin NIP2-1-like, with the protein MASHSNEIHDIDVATAQNTTGQDTFYLPLPPRRRSFMDFFPPFLFQKVVSEVISTFLLVFVTCGSGALSKHNPSQVSQLGASVAGGLIVTVMIYAVGHISGAHMNPAVTLAFAVSRHFPWIQVPFYWGAQITGSTIASFILRELLHPITDLGTTTPSGNAGKALVAEILVTFNMMFVTLAVATDTRAVGELAGLAVGSAVCITSIFAGPISGGSMNPARTLGPAFASDIYRSVWVYLIGPPIGTVAGALVYNFIRLRGPTLSDPSQKGSQKSPSIKTRRMQRQDSSLPANDDGDAVASV; encoded by the exons ATGGCTTCTCATTCCAACGAAATCCATGACATCGACGTCGCCACAGCACAGAACACTACTGGTCAAGACACCTTCTACCTCCCTTTGCCCCCCCGTCGCAGGTCCTTCATGGACTTCTTCCCGCCATTTCTTTTCCAGAAG GTTGTTTCGGAGGTGATATCTACGTTTCTGCTGGTGTTCGTGACCTGCGGCAGTGGTGCCCTCAGCAAGCACAACCCGTCGCAGGTGTCGCAGTTGGGGGCGTCGGTCGCCGGCGGTCTGATCGTCACGGTAATGATATACGCCGTCGGCCACATTTCAGGGGCGCACATGAACCCCGCCGTCACCTTGGCCTTCGCCGTCTCCAGGCACTTCCCGTGGATTCAG GTGCCTTTCTACTGGGGAGCTCAAATAACAGGCTCTACGATCGCCTCCTTCATCCTGCGTGAGCTTCTCCACCCGATCACCGATCTCGGGACGACGACGCCGTCAGGCAACGCCGGAAAGGCCTTGGTGGCCGAGATCCTCGTCACCTTCAACATGATGTTCGTCACTCTTGCGGTGGCTACCGACACAAGAGCT GTAGGAGAGTTGGCTGGCTTAGCAGTAGGTTCTGCAGTCTGCATTACCTCAATTTTCGCAGG GCCGATATCCGGAGGCTCAATGAACCCTGCGAGGACTCTGGGACCTGCGTTCGCAAGCGACATTTATAGGTCCGTGTGGGTGTACCTCATCGGCCCTCCGATCGGCACCGTCGCCGGCGCGCTGGTCTACAACTTCATACGACTGCGCGGCCCAACCCTATCAGATCCTTCGCAGAAAGGCAGCCAGAAGTCCCCTTCCATCAAGACGCGCCGCATGCAGAGGCAGGACAGCTCTCTCCCTGCGAATGACGATGGCGACGCAGTTGCCTCTGTATGA
- the LOC122030357 gene encoding pectinesterase-like, translated as MANQAMLGAFAAILLVAAVIGVIASVVNNDHKSPSSSSSSSSTKEEQSLPSTAPTSIKALCAQTDYGDVCMRTVGAVNSSASDPKAYIQAAFQAAIDEVNGALHHTNNVSAGATDEFNKNAFADCKSLLEYATEELQAAMTESHDVDGLARRTDDIKSWLSAVITYQETCIDGITQPELQDSMRKGLTTAQQVTSNAIAFVDALSSLFKSFDLNSFNITTSGRRLLSDHGKYPTWFSGHDRKLLAAQSRGQLKPNVVVAQDGSGNFKTISAALNAMPKTFTGRYVIYVKAGIYKEYVMVTKDMNQVFMYGDGPRNTIVTGSKNFVDGVGTMNTATFAVVGQGFIAKSMGFSNTAGAIKHQAVALRVQSDMAAFFNCRMDGYQDTLYVHAHRQFYRNCIISGTVDFIFGDSAAVFQNCLIVVRRPMDNQQNIVTAHGRTEAREATGIVIQNCRIVPDQKLFPDRLKIPSYLGRPWKAYALTVVMESTIGDLIRPEGWMPWDGNLYLDTLYYAEYGNRGPGAGTSGRVNWKGFHVIDKKTAQQYTVEPFIQGSQWIKYTGIGYFPGLKY; from the exons ATGGCAAATCAAGCCATGTTAGGAGCTTTTGCCGCCATCCTATTGGTGGCCGCGGTGATAGGCGTGATCGCGTCGGTGGTGAATAACGACCACAAGTcgccgtcgtcgtcgtcgtcgtcgtcttcgacGAAGGAGGAGCAGTCGTTGCCGTCCACGGCGCCCACGTCCATAAAAGCCCTCTGCGCCCAGACTGACTACGGCGATGTGTGCATGCGCACCGTCGGCGCCGTCAACTCCTCTGCCTCCGACCCCAAGGCGTACATCCAGGCCGCCTTCCAGGCAGCCATAGACGAGGTCAACGGCGCCTTGCACCACACCAACAATGTCAGCGCCGGGGCCACCGACGAGTTCAACAAGAACGCCTTCGCCGACTGCAAGTCGCTGCTGGAGTACGCCACCGAGGAGCTGCAGGCCGCGATGACGGAGTCGCACGACGTCGATGGCTTAGCGCGGCGCACGGACGACATCAAGTCCTGGCTCTCCGCCGTCATCACCTACCAGGAGACCTGCATCGACGGCATCACCCAGCCGGAGCTGCAGGACTCGATGCGGAAGGGCTTGACCACGGCGCAGCAAGTCACCAGCAACGCCATCGCCTTCGTCGACGCCCTCAGCTCGCTCTTCAAGTCCTTCGACTTGAACAGCTTCAATATCACGACCTCAGGACGGCGACTTCTGTCGGACCACGGCAAGTACCCGACGTGGTTCTCGGGGCACGACAGGAAGCTTTTGGCCGCGCAATCGAGGGGGCAATTGAAGCCCAACGTGGTGGTGGCCCAGGACGGGAGCGGCAACTTCAAGACCATAAGCGCCGCGCTCAACGCCATGCCGAAGACGTTCACCGGGAGGTACGTGATCTACGTCAAGGCCGGCATCTACAAGGAATACGTGATGGTGACCAAGGACATGAACCAAGTCTTCATGTACGGAGATGGACCAAGAAATACGATCGTGACAGGGAGCAAGAACTTCGTCGACGGCGTCGGCACTATGAACACGGCCACATTTg CTGTGGTGGGACAGGGCTTTATCGCCAAGTCGATGGGATTCAGCAACACCGCCGGCGCGATAAAGCACCAAGCGGTGGCGCTCCGCGTGCAGTCCGACATGGCGGCCTTCTTCAACTGCCGAATGGACGGGTACCAGGACACGCTCTACGTGCACGCCCACCGCCAGTTCTACCGCAACTGCATCATCTCCGGCACCGTCGATTTCATCTTCGGCGACTCCGCCGCCGTCTTCCAGAACTGCCTCATCGTCGTCCGCCGCCCGATGGACAACCAGCAGAACATCGTGACGGCGCACGGCCGCACCGAAGCCAGGGAAGCCACCGGCATCGTCATCCAGAACTGCCGCATCGTTCCCGACCAGAAGCTCTTCCCCGACCGGTTGAAGATCCCCAGCTACCTCGGCCGCCCATGGAAGGCCTACGCCCTCACCGTCGTGATGGAGTCCACCATCGGCGACCTGATACGCCCCGAAGGGTGGATGCCATGGGACGGGAATCTATACCTTGACACTCTGTACTACGCCGAGTACGGCAACCGCGGCCCGGGCGCCGGCACCAGCGGCCGCGTCAACTGGAAAGGATTCCATGTCATCGACAAGAAAACTGCTCAGCAGTACACCGTCGAACCCTTCATCCAAGGCAGCCAGTGGATCAAGTACACAGGCATTGGTTACTTCCCTGGCCTCAAATACTGA